The following are encoded together in the Anoplopoma fimbria isolate UVic2021 breed Golden Eagle Sablefish chromosome 9, Afim_UVic_2022, whole genome shotgun sequence genome:
- the abcc10 gene encoding ATP-binding cassette sub-family C member 10, translating to MRVFGPAELVAGFCDSDEQNPFPVWQNGHISPCFNQLVLGALPHAGMAIFSACYLGIARRDLLQTSPPCGWTLRWVSALLAVLLFAADVVLVSLLQQADLYLDVLADSCAILGWLVHLAAVTVLQRTAFIRTRGPPLLLLLVLLSVPNLVVTLMIYCDDLEYLNLAEPLQFARFVLASARTLPVLVYLLAFTFPCISDAGYSLYINAEDGSPLLPESIQPDTGEMVAEDGSGCFSRLFYRWLTPLLRRGQRGELDRPADVYHLPRKLRTTVVCRYFHQCWESCRRGGVAVGNGGDQWPRPVGRNLMSGTWSSHYQEEPLELEGDVGLLRVLHKAFGCRYYALGVLKVMVNMLSFTGPLLLSSLVNFMEDEAAPVSQGVWCALGLFATTLLTSFLRNIFVFEVSKVALSARAALVSAVYSKALRVSGCSLAGTTLGEVVNLMSTDSDRVVNFFNSFHELWSLPLRLAITLYLLYLQVGVAFVGGLGVALLLVPFNKFLASRILSNNQHMLRHKDSRVKLMTEILFGIRVIKFYNWEPHFTQKVNDCRKQELSHLKALKYLDAMCVYTWAALPVVISILTFVTYVLLGHQLTAAKVFTTLALVGMLITPLNAFPWVLNGILEAKVSLDRIQRFFKLTNQDLQAYYALVTPEDSQTSILLSQGTFSWQGPDGLNQNKEGETDPGAAKGSLLLHGLTLHITKGSLVVVVGKVGCGKSSLLAALTGELNRLSGVLYIADREAGFGLASQEPWIQHASVRDNILFGKDYDPTFYQEVIEACALSDDLNVLPKGDRTEVGENGVTLSGGQKARVALARAVYMDKDIYLLDDPLAAVDADVAEHLMKKCVMELLGGKTRILCTHRVEFVHKADVVVLMDNGTIIKTGTPAEILPLVEAVPKKRKNDQNMKEKDGVEQEEEEPGSSSDLCVDKDPDLSGAEQKQVGGLAWRVYRTYWVAVGGALTSAILMSLLLMQASKNVSDWWLSHWISELKNNGSTGTNGSSPGAFSSPHLLLFSPGGLMSPLSSLQTLSPINMSSDVKFYLTVYVSIAAANTVFTALRAFLFAYGAICAATAIHNRLLDRVLKATVSFFDTTPMGRILNRFSSDLYTVDDSLPFILNILLANLFSLLGMLVVISYGLPWVLVLLLPLALVYHHTQRFYRHTSRELKRLCSITLSPVYSHFSETLTGLGTIRASGSSARFEEEIARRLEQNQRCLFLSNAAMQWLDIRLQLIGVAVVTGLGVLAVVQHQYNSVDPGLVGLALSYALSITIQLCGLIFSFTQTEMQLVSVERTEEYSTGLPTEPQNQNTQLPAAWPDQGCLELRGVVLCYRDGLPNALDGVSLVVRPGEKVGIVGRTGSGKSTLFLALFRMVELNQGQILLDGLDISTVGLAQLRSRLAIIPQDPFLFSGTIRENLDPRGRHSDQQLLDVVDQCHLSSVVNRKGGLDAEVGERGKSFSVGQRQLLCLARALLTEAKVLCIDEATASVDQKTDKLLQQTIREKFQNQTVLTIAHRINTVMDCDRVMVMHAGKVVEFDTPTALCQTDHSIFQRLVGGGGE from the exons tgtcccGAACCTGGTCGTCACTCTGATGATTTACTGTGACGATCTGGAATATCTGAACCTCGCAGAACCTCTTCAGTTTGCACGTTTTGTGCTCGCCTCAGCCCGGACGCTCCCCGTTCTGGTTTATCTTCTGGCATTTACGTTTCCCTGCATCAGTGATGCTGGATACTCGTTGTACATCAACGCTGAGGATGGATCCCCTCTCCTCCCAGAGAGCATCCAGCCGGACACAGGAGAGATGGTGGCCGAGGACGGGAGCGGTTGTTTCTCTCGGCTCTTCTACCGGTGGTTGACTCCTCTCCTCAGGCGAGGGCAGCGAGGGGAGCTGGACAGACCAGCCGACGTCTATCACCTCCCAAGGAAACTTCGGACTACGGTTGTGTGCAGATACTTCCACCAGTGCTGGGAGTCCTGCCGACGAGGAGGAGTGGCGGTCGGTAACGGGGGGGATCAGTGGCCCCGGCCCGTCGGCAGGAACCTCATGAGTGGCACCTGGAGCTCACACTACCAGGAGGAGCCACTGGAGCTGGAGGGTGATGTCGGCCTGCTGAGGGTGCTGCACAAGGCGTTTGGGTGTCGTTACTACGCCCTCGGGGTGCTGAAGGTGATGGTGAACATGCTGAGCTTCACGGGTCCGCTGCTCCTCAGCAGTCTGGTGAACTTCATGGAGGACGAGGCAGCGCCGGTGAGCCAGGGTGTCTGGTGCGCCCTGGGGCTCTTCGCCACCACCCTTCTCACTTCCTTCCTCCGAAACATCTTCGTCTTCGAGGTGTCCAAGGTGGCTCTGTCGGCGCGCGCCGCCCTCGTGTCGGCCGTCTACAGCAAAGCCCTGCGGGTCAGCGGCTGCAGCCTGGCCGGCACCACCCTGGGGGAGGTGGTGAACCTGATGAGCACGGACTCGGACCGCGTGGTCAACTTCTTCAACAGTTTCCACGAGCTGTGGAGCTTACCCCTGAGGCTCGCCATCACCCTCTACCTGCTGTACCTGCAGGTGGGCGTGGCTTTTGTCGGTGGGCTGGGCGTGGCTCTGCTGCTGGTGCCCTTCAACAAGTTCCTCGCTTCCCGTATCCTTAGCAACAACCAACACATGCTCAGGCACAAGGACAGCCGCGTCAAG CTAATGACGGAGATCCTCTTCGGCATTCGGGTCATCAAGTTCTACAACTGGGAGCCTCACTTCACTCAGAAGGTCAACGACTGCCGTAAACAGGAGCTGTCCCACCTGAAGGCCCTCAAGTACCTGGACGCCATGTGTGTTTACACCTGGGCCGCTCTGCCGGTGGTCATCTCCATCCTCACCTTCGTCACCTACGTGCTGCTGGGACACCAGCTGACTGCGGCCAAG GTGTTCACCACGCTGGCTCTGGTGGGAATGTTGATCACCCCCCTCAACGCGTTCCCCTGGGTGCTCAACGGCATCCTGGAGGCCAAAGTGTCTCTGGATCGAATCCAACGCTTCTTCAAACTGACCAACCAGGATCTGCAGGCGTACTACGCCCTCG TGACTCCTGAAGACAGTCAGACATCGATCCTGTTGAGCCAGGGGACATTTTCCTGGCAGGGGCCCGACGGTCTCAACCAGAACAAAGAGGGAGAAACTGACCCTGGAGCTGCTAAAGGGAGTCTGCTGCTGCACGGTCTCACTCTGCACATCACCAAG GGCTCTCTGGTCGTCGTGGTGGGGAAGGTCGGCTGTGGGAAGAGTTCCTTACTGGCTGCTCTCACTGGAGAACTCAACAG gctgaGTGGAGTGTTGTACATCGCTGACCGAGAGGCCGGCTTCGGTCTGGCGTCTCAGGAGCCGTGGATCCAGCATGCATCTGTGCGGGACAACATCCTGTTCGGCAAAGACTACGACCCGACCTTCTACCAGGAAGTGATCGAGGCCTGCGCCCTCTCAGACGACCTCAAC GTTTTGCCGAAGGGTGACAGGACAGAAGTGGGAGAGAACGGAGTGACTCTGAGCGGAGGACAGAAAGCCCGAGTGGCCCTCGCCAGAGCCGTTTACATG gacaAAGACATCTACCTCCTCGACGACCCGCTGGCAGCAGTTGACGCCGACGTGGCCGAACACCTCATGAAGAAGTGCGTCATGGAGCTCCTCGGGGGGAAGACCAGAATCCTTTGCACCCACCGCGTGGAGTTTGTGCACAAAGCAGACGTGGTCGTCCTGATGGACAATGGGACCATCATCAAAACAG gcacGCCAGCAGAAATCCTTCCTCTGGTCGAGGCGGTGCCGAAAAAACGGAAGAATGACCAAAACATGAAAGAGAAAG ACGGtgtggagcaggaggaggaggagccgggTTCATCCTCTGATCTGTGTGTGGATAAAGACCCCGACCTGTCGGGGGCGGAGCAGAAGCAGGTGGGCGGGCTGGCGTGGAGGGTTTACCGGACCTACTGGGTCGCTGTGGGCGGAGCGCTGACCTCCGCCATCCTGATGTCTCTGCTGCTCATGCAAG CCTCTAAGAACGTTTCTGACTGGTGGCTGTCTCACTGGATCTCAGAGCTGAAAAACAACGGTTCCACTGGAACAAATGGTTCCTCTCCAGGTGCCTTCAGCTCACCACACCTGCTACTCTTCTCACCAGGAGGGTTAAT gtctcctctctcctccctgcaaACACTCTCCCCCATCAACATGAGCTCCGATGTGAAGTTCTACCTGACGGTGTACGTCTCCATCGCGGCGGCCAACACCGTCTTCACCGCCCTCAGAGCCTTCCTCTTTGCCTACGGAGCCATCTGCGCCGCCACGGCCATCCACAACAGACTCCTGGACCGGGTCCTTAAG GCCACAGTGTCCTTCTTCGACACGACCCCGATGGGCCGCATCCTCAACCGTTTTTCCTCGGACCTGTACACCGTGGACGACAGCCTGCCGTTCATCCTCAACATCCTGCTGGCCAACCTGTTCAGCCTGCTGGGCATGCTGGTGGTGATCAGCTACGGCCTCCCCTGGgtcctggtgctgctgctgcccctgGCCCTGGTCTACCACCACACGCAGCGCTTCTACCGACACACCTCCCGGGAGCTGAAGCGCCTCTGCAGCATCACGCTGTCGCCCGTCTACTCGCACTTCTCCGAGACGCTGACCGGTCTGGGAACCATCCGGGCCAGCGGCAGCTCTGCCAG GTTTGAGGAGGAGATCGCCCGGCGTCTGGAGCAGAACCAACGCTGCCTGTTCCTTAGCAACGCCGCCATGCAGTGGCTGGACATCCGCCTGCAGCTGATTGGCGTCGCCGTGGTGACCGGCCTCGGGGTGCTCGCCGTCGTCCAGCACCAGTACAATTCTGTGGATCCGG GTCTGGTGGGTCTGGCCCTGTCCTACGCGCTGTCCATCACAATCCAGCTCTGCGGCCTCATATTCAGCTTCACCCAGACTGAGATGCAGCTGGTGAGCGTGGAGAGGACGGAGGAGTACTCCACCGGGCTTCCTACGGAGCCGCAGAACCagaacacacag CTCCCGGCGGCGTGGCCCGATCAGGGCTGCCTGGAGCTCCGCGGTGTGGTTCTGTGCTACCGGGACGGCCTCCCTAACGCCCTGGACGGAGTCAGCCTGGTGGTGCGACCCGGGGAGAAGGTGGGCATCGTGGGACGCACGGGCTCCGGGAAGTCCACCCTGTTCCTGGCCCTGTTCCGTATGGTGGAGCTGAACCAGGGTCAGATTCTCCTGGACGGGCTGGACATCAGCACCGTGGGCCTGGCTCAGCTCAG GTCCAGGTTGGCCATTATTCCTCAGGACCCGTTCCTGTTCAGCGGGACCATCAGGGAGAACCTGGACCCGCGTGGGCGACACTCAGACCAGCAGCTGCTGGACGTCGTGGACCAGTGCCACCTCAGCTCTGTGGTCAACAGGAAGG gaggtCTGGATGCTGAGGTTGGGGAGAGAGGAAAGTCCTTCTCCGTGGGACAGagacagctgctgtgtttggcCAGAGCTCTGCTGACCGAGGCCAAG GTCCTTTGTATcgatgaagctacagccagtgTGGATCAGAAGACGGACAAACTGCTGCagcagaccatcagagagaagttTCAGAACCAGACCGTCCTCACTATTGCACACAG GATCAACACCGTCATGGACTGCGACCGTGTGATggtgatgcatgctgggaaggtGGTGGAGTTTGACACCCCGACCGCTCTCTGCCAAACGGACCACTCCATCTTCCAAAGGCTGGTCGGTGGTGGGGGAGAGTGA